Proteins from a genomic interval of Streptomyces fodineus:
- a CDS encoding FAD-dependent monooxygenase, with product MTGIRQDPGGVDAETNHPDGATATLRARYLVGTDGASTTVRQSLGMPFPGKSAIRSVMLADVLLERVPDEAFNFASNQHGFTFFAPFGDGWYRVIAWDRQQQQLPDDCSD from the coding sequence GTGACAGGGATACGGCAGGACCCGGGCGGCGTGGACGCGGAAACAAACCATCCGGACGGTGCCACGGCCACACTTCGAGCGCGCTACCTGGTCGGCACCGACGGAGCGAGCACCACCGTCCGGCAGAGCCTGGGCATGCCGTTCCCCGGCAAGTCGGCCATCCGCTCCGTGATGCTGGCCGATGTACTGCTTGAACGCGTCCCTGACGAAGCTTTCAATTTCGCCTCGAACCAGCACGGCTTCACCTTCTTCGCGCCGTTCGGGGACGGCTGGTACCGGGTCATCGCCTGGGACCGGCAACAGCAGCAGCTGCCCGACGACTGCAGCGACTGA
- a CDS encoding FAD-dependent oxidoreductase — MDVLVIGAGPTGLLLAGDLADSGGNVTLVERCDHESNLSRAFSIHARTMEELDARGLADELLALAHRSGRCIRSAASASTSPAFAHAFRSC; from the coding sequence GTGGATGTTCTGGTAATCGGGGCCGGGCCAACCGGGCTTCTGCTGGCGGGCGACCTCGCCGACTCCGGGGGCAACGTCACGCTCGTGGAGCGGTGCGATCACGAATCCAACCTGAGCCGCGCCTTCAGCATCCACGCACGAACCATGGAGGAACTCGACGCCCGGGGCCTGGCCGACGAACTACTCGCTCTCGCTCACCGGTCCGGGCGCTGCATCCGTTCGGCCGCATCAGCATCGACTTCTCCGGCCTTCGCACACGCTTTCCGTTCCTGCTGA